In the Caldisalinibacter kiritimatiensis genome, one interval contains:
- the meaB gene encoding methylmalonyl Co-A mutase-associated GTPase MeaB, with the protein MEELAKRLLNGDKRACARLISKLENNEPEAIQIIKELHKYTGKAHVIGITGPPGGGKSTLTDKLVKELRKKDKKLGVIAVDPTSPFTGGSILGDRIRMSDLSTDPGVFIRSMGTRGHLGGISKATQGAIKLLDIYGADYIFIETVGVGQSEIDIVKTTDTVVMVMVPGLGDDIQAIKAGVMEIADVFAVNKSDLDGASKTALEIEMMLDFNDNKEWRPPVIQVSSLKREGIDKLLNSIIEHKNEMEQRGELRARRERNAKLEVLNLVEEKLMNMVMDVTDKEYTLKQIAKDIVEKKLDPYTARDTIIEKITK; encoded by the coding sequence TTGGAAGAACTAGCCAAAAGGTTATTAAATGGAGATAAGAGGGCTTGTGCCCGTCTTATCTCCAAACTTGAGAATAATGAACCAGAAGCAATACAGATTATAAAAGAACTGCATAAGTATACAGGAAAGGCCCATGTGATAGGTATAACTGGTCCACCAGGTGGAGGAAAAAGCACTTTAACAGATAAATTAGTTAAAGAATTGAGAAAGAAAGATAAAAAATTAGGAGTCATTGCTGTAGACCCTACTAGTCCCTTTACAGGAGGCTCTATTTTAGGTGATAGGATAAGAATGAGCGATTTGTCTACTGACCCAGGTGTATTCATTAGAAGCATGGGTACAAGAGGACATCTAGGCGGTATTTCAAAGGCTACACAGGGTGCTATAAAGCTTCTAGACATTTATGGTGCTGATTATATATTTATTGAAACTGTAGGAGTAGGGCAGTCTGAAATAGATATAGTAAAAACTACCGATACAGTAGTTATGGTTATGGTTCCTGGGTTAGGTGACGATATCCAAGCAATAAAGGCAGGAGTAATGGAGATAGCTGACGTTTTTGCAGTGAACAAAAGTGATTTAGATGGAGCTTCAAAGACTGCATTAGAAATAGAAATGATGTTGGACTTTAATGACAATAAAGAGTGGAGACCTCCAGTAATACAAGTGTCAAGCTTGAAAAGAGAAGGTATTGATAAATTATTAAATTCAATAATTGAACATAAAAATGAAATGGAACAAAGAGGAGAATTAAGAGCGAGAAGAGAAAGAAATGCCAAATTAGAAGTACTTAATCTAGTAGAAGAAAAGCTAATGAATATGGTTATGGATGTAACTGATAAAGAATATACACTTAAGCAAATAGCTAAGGATATAGTAGAAAAGAAACTAGACCCCTATACAGCTAGAGATACTATAATTGAAAAGATAACTAAATGA
- a CDS encoding OadG family protein yields the protein MNFGDSVTLGQSLYITIFSMLIVFATLLVISYILSGFKVLFYKDNKQKVKKDTVRTNTQQKATVENKVEQDNEQDEELVAVITAAIAASLSRPATDIRIRKIKRVQQQSTPWAVAGRNEQIR from the coding sequence GTGAACTTTGGTGATTCAGTAACTTTAGGTCAGTCATTATATATAACTATTTTCAGTATGTTAATAGTGTTTGCTACACTTTTAGTTATTTCATATATTTTATCAGGATTTAAAGTTTTATTTTACAAAGATAATAAGCAAAAAGTAAAGAAAGATACAGTTAGAACAAATACTCAACAAAAGGCAACAGTAGAAAATAAAGTAGAGCAGGATAATGAACAAGATGAAGAACTAGTAGCTGTAATAACAGCAGCAATAGCTGCAAGCTTATCTAGACCAGCTACAGATATTAGAATAAGAAAAATAAAAAGAGTACAGCAACAGTCTACACCATGGGCAGTTGCAGGCAGAAATGAGCAAATAAGATAA
- a CDS encoding sodium ion-translocating decarboxylase subunit beta, with amino-acid sequence MLELLGEFLKNMGFAAVTYKELIMLGIAFGLLYLAISKGYEPYLLIPISFGMLLVNLPLTGLMEEGGLLRIIYWGTENGLYPPLIFLCVGASTDFGPLIANPRSILLGAAAQFGIFFTFIGAILMGFTGPEAASIGIIGGADGPTALYLTSQLADDLLGPIAVAAYSYMALVPIIQPPIMKLLTTEEERKVKMEQLRPVSKKEKVIFPIVVAVLTILLLPSAGPLIGMLMFGNLIKESGVVPKLTEIAQNSLMYIVTILLGITVGAKAKADVFLSPDTLKIVALGLVAFSIGTATGLLFGKIMYKTSKGKVNPLIGAAGVSAVPMAARVVQKEGQKANPSNFLLMHAMGPNVAGVIGSAVAAGILLMLFGG; translated from the coding sequence ATGCTAGAATTATTAGGTGAGTTTCTGAAAAATATGGGTTTTGCCGCTGTTACGTATAAGGAACTAATAATGCTTGGAATAGCTTTTGGACTTTTATATTTAGCAATAAGTAAGGGCTATGAACCATATTTACTTATACCAATATCATTTGGAATGTTATTAGTTAATTTACCGCTTACTGGATTAATGGAGGAAGGCGGACTATTGAGGATTATATATTGGGGAACAGAAAACGGACTATATCCTCCACTTATATTTTTATGTGTAGGAGCAAGTACTGACTTTGGCCCCCTTATTGCGAATCCTAGAAGTATTTTATTAGGAGCAGCAGCTCAGTTTGGAATATTTTTCACATTTATTGGCGCTATTTTAATGGGATTTACTGGCCCAGAAGCTGCATCAATAGGTATAATTGGTGGAGCTGACGGACCTACAGCATTATATCTTACATCACAGCTAGCTGATGACCTATTAGGACCTATAGCAGTGGCGGCTTATTCATATATGGCTTTAGTACCTATTATACAGCCACCAATAATGAAGCTTTTAACAACAGAAGAAGAAAGAAAAGTAAAAATGGAGCAATTAAGACCAGTATCTAAAAAGGAAAAGGTAATATTTCCAATTGTAGTAGCTGTTTTAACTATACTTTTATTACCATCAGCAGGGCCTTTAATAGGTATGCTTATGTTTGGTAATTTAATAAAAGAATCAGGTGTTGTACCTAAATTAACTGAAATAGCACAAAACTCTTTAATGTATATAGTTACTATATTATTAGGTATAACAGTAGGGGCTAAAGCTAAGGCAGATGTATTCCTTTCACCAGATACATTAAAGATAGTTGCACTTGGTTTAGTTGCTTTTTCAATAGGAACGGCTACTGGTTTATTATTTGGTAAGATAATGTACAAGACAAGTAAAGGTAAAGTTAATCCTTTAATAGGAGCAGCAGGGGTATCAGCTGTTCCAATGGCAGCAAGAGTGGTTCAAAAAGAAGGACAAAAAGCAAACCCATCTAATTTCTTATTAATGCACGCTATGGGACCAAATGTTGCAGGAGTTATTGGTTCAGCAGTAGCAGCAGGTATATTATTAATGTTATTTGGAGGTTAA
- a CDS encoding biotin/lipoyl-containing protein produces MKKYKITVNGKTYEVEVEELGASTTQTISSTPSVQPKVEPKPQQSAPKVKSAPKKEVQAKPVPQGAETVEAPMPGTVVDIKVSEGDTVSEGQVLVILEAMKMENEIVAPRGGKVAAINASKGASVNAGDPLVSLE; encoded by the coding sequence ATGAAAAAATATAAAATTACTGTAAACGGAAAAACTTATGAAGTTGAAGTAGAAGAATTAGGAGCTTCTACAACTCAAACTATATCAAGTACTCCTTCGGTTCAACCAAAAGTAGAGCCAAAACCACAACAAAGTGCACCAAAAGTAAAATCAGCACCTAAAAAAGAAGTTCAAGCTAAGCCTGTACCACAAGGAGCAGAAACTGTTGAAGCTCCAATGCCAGGTACTGTAGTAGATATAAAAGTAAGTGAAGGAGATACAGTATCAGAAGGACAAGTTTTAGTTATCCTTGAAGCTATGAAAATGGAAAATGAAATAGTTGCACCTAGAGGCGGCAAAGTTGCAGCTATTAATGCATCTAAAGGGGCGTCAGTTAACGCAGGGGACCCATTAGTGTCACTTGAGTAA
- the mce gene encoding methylmalonyl-CoA epimerase, protein MVKKVDHIGIAVKDLEETLKFYKDVLGMELEGTEIVEEQKVKVAFLPIGDTEIELLESTDKEGPIARYIEKRGEGIQHIAYRVDDIEKAIEEMKAKGIRMIDEKPRYGAGGARIAFLHPKSTHGVLVELCERK, encoded by the coding sequence ATGGTTAAAAAGGTTGATCACATAGGTATAGCTGTTAAGGATTTAGAAGAAACTTTAAAATTTTATAAAGACGTTTTAGGTATGGAGCTTGAAGGAACAGAAATAGTTGAAGAGCAAAAAGTTAAGGTAGCCTTCTTACCAATAGGTGACACAGAAATAGAATTATTAGAGTCTACTGATAAAGAAGGTCCTATTGCTAGATATATAGAAAAAAGAGGAGAAGGAATACAACACATAGCTTATAGAGTTGATGATATAGAGAAAGCTATAGAAGAAATGAAAGCAAAAGGAATTAGAATGATTGATGAAAAACCAAGATATGGTGCAGGTGGAGCAAGAATAGCATTCTTACATCCTAAGAGTACACATGGTGTCTTAGTAGAACTTTGTGAAAGAAAATAG
- a CDS encoding acyl-CoA carboxylase subunit beta, with the protein MSTKSKIEQLRLKKEEVKKGGGKKRIEKQHAKGKKTARERIELLLDEGSFIELDTFVEHRCTNFGMEKVKAPGEGVVTGYGTIDGRLVYVFAQDFTVIGGSLGEMHAAKIAKIQEMAMKMGAPLIGINDSGGARIQEGVDALAGYGDIFYNNTIASGVIPQISVIMGPCAGGAVYSPALTDFIFMANNTSKMFITGPQVIKTVTGEEVSAEELGGAMTHNKVSGVAHFVYDSEEETIANIRKLLSFLPSNNLEEPPVFEPNDDINRLDERLNKIIPDDANKPYDVKEVITILADDNDFFEVQPYFAPNIVTGFIRLNGRAVGVIANQPKVLAGCLNIDASDKASRFIRTCDSFNIPILTLVDVPGFLPGTDQEYGGIIRHGAKMLYAYSEATVPKVTVILRKAYGGAFLAMCSRQLKADLVLAWPTAEVAVMGPEGAANIIFRKDIEKSEDPLSTRQEKIQEYRNTIANPYVAAARGFVDDVIEPIATRPRLISAFDMLMSKRENRPAKKHGNMPL; encoded by the coding sequence ATGTCTACTAAAAGCAAAATAGAACAATTGCGGTTAAAAAAAGAAGAAGTGAAAAAAGGCGGAGGAAAAAAAAGAATAGAAAAACAACATGCAAAGGGCAAAAAAACCGCAAGAGAGAGAATAGAGCTATTATTAGATGAAGGTAGTTTTATAGAGTTAGATACATTTGTAGAGCATAGATGTACTAACTTTGGTATGGAAAAAGTTAAGGCTCCAGGCGAAGGTGTAGTAACAGGTTATGGAACTATTGATGGTAGATTAGTGTATGTTTTCGCTCAGGACTTTACAGTTATAGGTGGTTCCTTAGGGGAAATGCATGCTGCCAAGATAGCTAAGATTCAAGAAATGGCTATGAAAATGGGAGCACCATTGATAGGAATAAACGACTCTGGTGGAGCCAGAATACAAGAGGGTGTAGATGCTTTAGCTGGATATGGAGATATATTTTACAATAATACAATTGCTTCTGGAGTTATCCCTCAAATTTCAGTAATAATGGGACCTTGTGCAGGTGGTGCAGTATATTCACCAGCTTTAACAGACTTTATATTTATGGCAAACAATACAAGTAAGATGTTTATAACAGGTCCTCAAGTTATAAAGACAGTAACAGGTGAAGAAGTATCAGCAGAAGAACTAGGTGGAGCTATGACTCATAACAAAGTAAGTGGTGTTGCTCACTTTGTATATGATTCAGAAGAAGAAACTATCGCTAATATTAGAAAGCTTTTAAGCTTTTTACCATCAAACAATTTAGAAGAGCCACCAGTATTTGAGCCAAATGATGATATCAATAGATTAGACGAAAGACTTAATAAAATAATACCAGATGATGCAAACAAACCTTATGATGTAAAGGAAGTTATAACAATATTAGCTGATGACAATGATTTCTTTGAAGTACAGCCGTATTTTGCACCAAATATAGTTACAGGTTTTATAAGATTAAACGGAAGAGCTGTGGGAGTAATAGCAAACCAGCCAAAAGTATTAGCCGGATGTTTAAATATAGATGCATCAGACAAGGCATCTAGATTTATCAGAACATGCGATTCATTTAATATACCTATACTTACATTAGTTGACGTCCCAGGATTCTTACCGGGAACAGACCAAGAATATGGTGGAATAATTAGACATGGTGCTAAAATGCTTTATGCATATAGTGAAGCCACAGTACCTAAAGTAACTGTAATATTAAGAAAGGCATATGGTGGAGCATTTTTAGCTATGTGTAGTAGACAGCTTAAAGCTGACCTAGTGTTAGCATGGCCGACTGCAGAAGTAGCAGTAATGGGACCAGAGGGTGCAGCTAATATTATCTTTAGAAAGGATATAGAAAAGTCGGAAGACCCATTAAGTACTAGACAAGAAAAGATTCAAGAGTACAGAAACACTATTGCAAATCCATATGTCGCAGCTGCTAGAGGTTTTGTAGATGACGTAATAGAGCCTATTGCAACAAGACCTAGATTAATAAGTGCCTTTGATATGTTAATGAGTAAACGTGAAAATAGACCAGCGAAGAAGCACGGAAATATGCCTCTATAA